One genomic region from Candidatus Nanosynbacter sp. TM7-074 encodes:
- a CDS encoding nucleotide exchange factor GrpE — protein sequence MTKSKTKKTEDLEQQLGELTLDLQRTRADFENYRKRVEAEKQSAHNMGQAKSVMKLLPVIDTIERAIANVPEELADNAWAKGVAGLSKQLDKQLKEIGLEKIDAKPGTPFNPELHQAIQFDEEAEGEKEVIAEELRAGYMLNGSVIRDSMVKVTRQ from the coding sequence ATGACGAAAAGTAAGACTAAGAAAACTGAAGATTTAGAGCAGCAATTGGGTGAACTGACGCTAGATTTGCAGCGGACGCGAGCGGATTTCGAGAACTATCGCAAGCGTGTCGAGGCGGAAAAACAGTCAGCGCACAACATGGGTCAGGCCAAGTCGGTGATGAAACTATTGCCAGTGATTGATACTATTGAGCGGGCGATTGCTAATGTGCCAGAGGAGCTAGCGGATAATGCCTGGGCGAAAGGCGTGGCCGGCCTGAGTAAGCAACTGGACAAGCAGCTCAAAGAAATTGGCCTTGAGAAAATTGACGCTAAACCTGGTACGCCGTTTAACCCTGAATTGCACCAAGCTATCCAGTTTGATGAAGAAGCTGAGGGTGAAAAAGAAGTGATTGCTGAGGAGTTGCGTGCTGGCTATATGCTGAATGGCTCCGTTATTCGTGATTCGATGGTTAAAGTTACGCGTCAGTAG
- a CDS encoding LssY C-terminal domain-containing protein, with translation MSSIKTPKKIAAIGSQSSKTITILLDQSFFIFAGLASFWLAWLVFREGLATGGWWLVGLFFVVWAIVSYLALPRLHRILSNMYVPNYFIGRTRTADGILSDPINLSVRGSEEKLHKAMTAAGWVLADDITPRSAWKMVLTVLSGRSYPNAPVSPAFLFGRRQDFAYQQEVDGNPRRRHHVRFWRCPDGWLLPGGHRVDWLAAGSYDKSVGLSLFTFQLTHKIDEDIDIERDYIIESVKKSEKYIRVAVLKDFSTGYHSRNGSGDLIRTDGDLPILEVGRIRIDKPIATLKRFGIIMDGTIHDRCPRNHETLLEELWSRRPPQILIGSVLMILASLFAVGQTLVDISSWPEILAVVMNIEQIDINLANTALSIMAVLNILLVIVEFILVGLLLRGSNRARISLLTVAMIAIITESVSVTTGRINASAVLLLTSIGVHIMIMMLFSSDAARYFTERR, from the coding sequence ATGAGTTCAATAAAAACCCCAAAGAAAATAGCAGCTATTGGCTCTCAATCATCAAAAACCATCACCATACTACTAGATCAATCGTTTTTTATTTTTGCTGGCTTGGCGTCGTTTTGGTTAGCCTGGCTGGTGTTTAGGGAGGGCTTGGCGACAGGCGGCTGGTGGTTGGTTGGTCTATTTTTTGTGGTTTGGGCAATTGTTTCTTATTTGGCTTTGCCGCGTCTACATAGAATATTGAGCAATATGTATGTGCCAAATTATTTTATTGGTAGAACCCGAACCGCTGACGGCATATTGAGTGATCCTATTAACCTGAGCGTGCGTGGGTCTGAAGAGAAGCTGCATAAGGCTATGACTGCGGCTGGCTGGGTGCTGGCCGATGACATTACGCCGCGATCGGCTTGGAAGATGGTCCTTACCGTATTGAGTGGGCGTAGCTATCCCAATGCGCCAGTCTCGCCAGCTTTTTTGTTTGGGCGGCGACAAGATTTTGCTTACCAACAAGAAGTTGATGGCAATCCAAGGCGTCGTCATCATGTGCGTTTTTGGCGTTGTCCGGACGGTTGGCTGCTGCCGGGTGGTCATCGGGTGGATTGGTTGGCGGCTGGCTCTTACGATAAAAGTGTCGGATTGTCGTTGTTTACTTTTCAGTTGACGCATAAAATTGATGAAGATATTGACATTGAAAGAGACTACATTATCGAATCCGTTAAAAAAAGCGAAAAGTATATTCGGGTAGCGGTTCTGAAGGATTTTTCGACAGGTTACCATTCGCGCAACGGGAGTGGTGACTTGATTCGTACTGATGGTGATTTGCCTATTCTGGAGGTCGGTCGTATCAGGATTGATAAACCCATTGCCACCTTGAAGCGTTTTGGGATTATTATGGACGGTACAATTCATGACCGCTGTCCTCGCAACCACGAAACGCTACTGGAAGAGCTGTGGAGTCGTCGGCCGCCGCAGATTTTGATTGGCAGTGTGTTGATGATATTGGCGTCGCTGTTTGCCGTTGGCCAAACCTTAGTTGATATTTCTAGCTGGCCGGAGATCTTGGCAGTGGTTATGAATATTGAACAGATCGACATCAATCTGGCTAACACGGCGTTATCAATCATGGCCGTCTTGAATATTCTATTGGTGATCGTGGAGTTTATCTTGGTTGGGCTGCTGCTTCGGGGTAGTAATCGAGCGCGCATCTCACTATTGACGGTGGCAATGATTGCTATTATTACTGAATCAGTGTCGGTGACGACCGGAAGGATTAACGCTTCAGCTGTATTATTGTTAACTTCAATCGGCGTACACATCATGATTATGATGCTGTTTTCCTCAGATGCGGCGCGCTATTTTACGGAGCGACGATAG
- the dnaK gene encoding molecular chaperone DnaK → MGKIIGIDLGTTNSAFAYMLAGKPEVIANAEGNRTTPSVVAINKKGERLVGQVAQRQRVTNPKNTIYGVKRLIGRKFTDKEVQKDLDIMPYQIVKKGTGVAVEMGDKEYTPEEVSAMILSKIKADAEAFLGEKVTEAVITVPAYFDDSQRQATKDAGKIAGLEVKRIINEPTAAALAYGLEKGKNDETIVVFDLGGGTFDVSILELGDGVFEVKATNGDTHLGGEDFDNIIVNYFLDDFKSKEGINLRKDNAAMQRLKDEAEKAKKELSTVTEYEVNIPFITADADGPKHFELSLTRAKLEDLVKDLLARLDGPVEKALKDAKLSKSDIQNVVMVGGMTRMPAVVERVKKLFGKDPMQGVNPDEVVAVGAAIQGGVLAGDVKDVLLLDVTPLSLGIETMGGVSTKLIERNTTVPTSKSEVFSTAADNQPQVEIHVLQGEREFANDNKSLGRFVLDGIAPAPRGVPQIEVTFNIDANGILNVTAKDKGTGKEQSITIQNSGNMSKEDIEKAQKEAEMHADEDKKKRETVDAKNQLENAIYQAKKMPDEFKDKISDDDKKAIDEAVKEAEKHKDADDKDELEAAVKALNDAIMPIGAKMYQQAAEGKKADESKDDKKSDKDEPVEGEVVDEK, encoded by the coding sequence ATGGGTAAAATTATCGGAATTGACCTCGGTACAACTAACAGCGCCTTTGCGTACATGCTGGCAGGCAAGCCAGAAGTTATCGCTAACGCCGAAGGTAACCGTACCACGCCATCAGTGGTGGCAATTAATAAAAAGGGTGAGCGCTTGGTTGGACAAGTGGCTCAGCGTCAGCGGGTGACCAATCCAAAGAATACTATTTACGGTGTCAAGCGTTTGATCGGCCGTAAGTTTACTGACAAGGAAGTCCAAAAAGACCTCGATATCATGCCATACCAGATTGTTAAAAAAGGTACCGGTGTAGCAGTAGAGATGGGCGACAAAGAATACACACCAGAAGAAGTTTCAGCTATGATCCTTAGCAAGATCAAGGCTGATGCTGAGGCATTCTTGGGTGAAAAAGTTACTGAAGCGGTCATCACGGTGCCGGCCTACTTTGACGATTCGCAGCGTCAAGCCACCAAAGACGCTGGTAAAATCGCTGGTCTGGAAGTTAAGCGTATCATCAATGAACCAACGGCGGCAGCTTTGGCATATGGTTTGGAAAAAGGTAAAAATGACGAAACCATCGTGGTGTTTGACCTAGGTGGTGGTACTTTCGACGTTTCCATCCTGGAACTCGGCGACGGCGTGTTTGAGGTGAAAGCCACTAACGGCGATACGCATCTGGGCGGCGAGGACTTTGACAATATCATCGTTAACTATTTCCTGGATGACTTTAAGTCTAAAGAAGGCATCAACCTACGCAAAGACAATGCGGCTATGCAGCGACTAAAGGACGAGGCGGAAAAGGCCAAGAAGGAACTATCGACAGTCACTGAGTATGAAGTCAATATTCCGTTTATCACCGCTGATGCTGACGGACCAAAGCACTTTGAGTTGAGCCTGACACGGGCTAAACTGGAAGATTTGGTGAAAGATCTGCTAGCGCGCCTTGACGGCCCAGTTGAAAAAGCGCTTAAAGACGCCAAACTCTCTAAATCAGACATCCAAAACGTGGTGATGGTTGGCGGTATGACTCGTATGCCAGCGGTGGTTGAGCGGGTGAAAAAGCTGTTTGGTAAAGACCCAATGCAAGGCGTTAACCCAGACGAAGTGGTAGCCGTTGGTGCAGCCATCCAGGGTGGTGTGCTGGCTGGCGATGTTAAAGACGTGCTGCTGCTAGACGTGACGCCGTTGAGCCTTGGTATTGAGACGATGGGCGGAGTCTCGACCAAGCTGATCGAGCGCAACACCACTGTACCGACCAGCAAGAGCGAGGTATTTTCGACGGCAGCGGATAATCAGCCGCAAGTGGAAATTCACGTCTTGCAGGGTGAGCGCGAATTTGCCAATGACAACAAGAGCTTGGGGCGTTTTGTGCTTGACGGTATCGCGCCAGCACCGCGCGGTGTGCCGCAGATTGAAGTAACCTTCAATATCGACGCCAATGGTATCCTCAACGTCACCGCTAAAGACAAAGGCACCGGCAAAGAGCAGTCGATTACCATCCAAAACTCAGGCAACATGAGCAAGGAAGACATTGAAAAGGCGCAAAAAGAAGCCGAAATGCATGCCGACGAAGACAAGAAAAAGCGCGAAACGGTTGACGCCAAAAACCAGCTGGAAAACGCCATCTACCAGGCCAAGAAAATGCCGGATGAGTTTAAGGACAAGATCTCTGACGACGATAAAAAGGCGATTGACGAGGCGGTCAAAGAAGCAGAAAAGCACAAAGATGCTGATGATAAAGATGAGCTAGAAGCAGCCGTGAAAGCGCTCAACGACGCCATCATGCCAATCGGTGCCAAAATGTACCAGCAAGCTGCTGAGGGCAAAAAGGCTGATGAGTCTAAGGACGACAAAAAATCTGACAAGGATGAACCAGTCGAAGGCGAAGTGGTTGACGAGAAGTAA
- the murJ gene encoding murein biosynthesis integral membrane protein MurJ, with translation MGRVRRTVDKINQRLTVKLAATILAGSTLLSSLLGFFRDRLLNSAYMPSENGALAGYPVGLDAYTAAFMVPDFMFAVLVSGALSVTFIPVFNERWVKGNKQSAWQISSSMINFMALVTMVASVLIIIFADPLMKYLIAPGLSESGHALAVSMMRVIAVNPFIFAIASVIASIQQAVGRFMFCALAPMIYNVGIIIGTVWFTNGINLFGWQIFDGGIMGVALGVVLGSFLQLIVSAVGLAGLGFDYNFKIYWRNRGFRKVLSLLPARSVDQGMDYVVSLVEVNLASRLADGTVRAYQQALTLHLMPINLIGVAISNAAFPKLTEHLGEGRDDLFQKDLRSLLRIIFWMALPVAVVIFFTRGYVVHFIRNGGNQLIAGILGCLVVAILFRTIYHMAARAFYARQDTKTPLYISIFSISLNIILAIVLSMVLKMGAYGLAWAQSTVAVLEVVILLVVMNRQMPKLFDLTFMQAIFRMIIAGIITGVICYIGVLILPFRYHDDSFFSAFPKFVVISMVSFGVYAVASKWLKLPEIDPVLTRLRKMLFGRLESMR, from the coding sequence ATGGGGCGCGTCCGGAGAACTGTCGATAAAATTAATCAGCGGCTGACAGTCAAGTTAGCTGCAACCATTTTGGCTGGCTCGACGTTGTTGTCGAGCTTGCTGGGATTCTTCCGCGATCGGTTGCTTAACTCTGCCTATATGCCAAGCGAAAACGGCGCGCTGGCTGGCTACCCTGTCGGATTAGATGCCTACACGGCAGCGTTTATGGTGCCAGATTTTATGTTCGCTGTGTTGGTGTCTGGCGCCCTCAGCGTGACTTTTATTCCAGTTTTTAATGAACGCTGGGTTAAGGGAAATAAGCAGTCGGCGTGGCAGATTAGCTCTAGTATGATCAATTTTATGGCGCTAGTGACGATGGTCGCGTCGGTGTTGATTATTATTTTTGCTGATCCGTTGATGAAATATCTAATTGCGCCAGGTCTGAGTGAGTCAGGTCACGCTTTGGCGGTGAGTATGATGCGGGTAATTGCGGTGAATCCGTTTATTTTTGCTATTGCCTCGGTGATTGCCAGTATTCAGCAAGCGGTTGGTCGATTTATGTTCTGTGCCCTAGCGCCAATGATTTATAATGTCGGAATTATTATTGGTACGGTATGGTTCACTAATGGTATCAATTTATTCGGTTGGCAGATATTTGACGGTGGAATTATGGGCGTGGCGCTCGGTGTGGTGTTGGGGTCATTCCTACAGCTGATTGTGAGCGCGGTTGGGTTAGCAGGTCTGGGATTTGATTATAATTTTAAGATCTATTGGCGTAATAGAGGATTTAGGAAAGTCCTATCGTTGCTACCGGCTAGGTCGGTTGATCAGGGGATGGATTATGTGGTTAGTTTGGTCGAAGTTAATTTGGCGTCGCGCTTGGCGGATGGTACAGTTCGAGCGTATCAACAGGCTTTAACCTTACATTTGATGCCAATTAATCTCATCGGCGTGGCAATTTCTAATGCTGCCTTCCCTAAGCTTACTGAGCATTTAGGCGAGGGGCGTGATGATCTGTTTCAAAAGGATTTGCGTTCCCTGCTGAGGATTATTTTTTGGATGGCATTGCCGGTAGCGGTGGTGATTTTCTTTACGCGAGGCTACGTTGTTCATTTTATTCGTAATGGCGGCAACCAATTGATTGCGGGTATTTTGGGTTGTTTAGTGGTGGCTATTTTGTTTCGGACGATTTATCACATGGCCGCTCGGGCATTTTATGCTCGCCAAGACACTAAAACTCCGCTTTATATTTCAATTTTCTCTATTTCCCTGAACATTATTTTGGCAATTGTTTTATCTATGGTTTTGAAAATGGGTGCGTATGGTTTGGCTTGGGCGCAGTCAACGGTAGCAGTTTTAGAGGTGGTAATTTTATTGGTTGTGATGAATCGTCAAATGCCAAAGTTGTTTGATCTGACATTTATGCAAGCAATTTTTAGGATGATAATTGCTGGAATTATTACCGGTGTAATTTGTTATATCGGTGTGCTGATTTTACCGTTCCGTTATCACGACGATAGTTTCTTTAGTGCTTTTCCAAAGTTTGTTGTTATTTCAATGGTTAGTTTTGGTGTGTACGCCGTCGCATCAAAGTGGCTAAAATTGCCAGAAATTGATCCGGTTTTGACGCGGCTAAGAAAGATGTTATTTGGAAGATTGGAGTCTATGCGCTAA
- the tilS gene encoding tRNA lysidine(34) synthetase TilS: MRYIVAVSGGIDSVVLLDLMSRTEKDLVVAHFDHGIREDSASDARFVEALADKYKIQFVCRREKLGSGASEELARQRRYEFLRGVAADFDGMIVTAHHREDIIETVAMNLARGSRWRGLAGMSDSEIARPMSGWTKQRIYEYAIRQKLEWCEDETNQSDAYQRNRFRRRINCELDEYQKAGVYEVWRQQRKLRIEIEQELEGFDEAVNSRYFLTMIDDNVAQELIYCHILRHYDVSLLGSQLERTLIAIKTGKPGSCWQIGGGIMMKLTMRDVIIDRV, translated from the coding sequence GTGAGATATATTGTCGCAGTCAGTGGTGGGATTGATTCGGTAGTATTACTGGATTTAATGTCACGGACAGAAAAAGATCTGGTGGTCGCTCATTTTGATCATGGTATTCGTGAGGATTCGGCAAGTGATGCTAGGTTTGTTGAGGCTTTAGCTGACAAATATAAGATTCAATTTGTTTGTCGGCGTGAGAAGTTGGGCTCTGGCGCTAGCGAAGAATTGGCGCGACAAAGGCGTTATGAATTTTTGCGTGGCGTGGCGGCGGATTTTGATGGGATGATAGTGACGGCGCATCATCGAGAAGATATTATTGAGACTGTGGCTATGAATTTGGCTCGTGGCTCCAGGTGGCGTGGACTGGCTGGTATGAGTGATAGCGAGATTGCTAGGCCAATGAGCGGATGGACAAAGCAGAGAATTTATGAATATGCAATTCGCCAAAAGCTGGAATGGTGTGAAGATGAAACAAATCAAAGCGATGCATATCAAAGGAATAGATTTAGGCGTCGGATAAATTGTGAACTTGATGAATATCAAAAGGCTGGCGTGTATGAGGTTTGGCGACAGCAGAGAAAATTGAGAATAGAGATTGAGCAGGAGCTAGAGGGGTTTGATGAGGCTGTAAATAGTCGATATTTTTTGACCATGATTGATGATAATGTCGCACAAGAATTAATCTACTGTCATATTTTACGACATTACGATGTTTCGTTACTGGGTTCTCAGTTGGAGCGAACATTAATTGCCATAAAAACCGGAAAACCTGGTTCGTGTTGGCAAATTGGCGGTGGTATTATGATGAAATTGACAATGAGAGATGTTATAATAGACAGAGTTTGA
- a CDS encoding guanylate kinase has translation MSEIENLITNYQPTKSTVQLVRDTKIALLAGISGAGKDTIKKRLLKLPEFRDIVSHTTRSPRINNGSIEQDGIDYHFIDQKIAEEMLQNNEFIEAKFVHGTVYGTSVAELKLAHDQNRVAITDVDVQGVEEYERLAPESIAIFIVPPDYQTWLERLKKRYGTEEDFRTEWPKRRQSAISELTYALEVPYYHVIINDDLDRAVRVTEEIILRGDIFKRQDDEARLTARGLLNDIIKI, from the coding sequence ATGTCTGAGATTGAAAATTTAATTACTAATTATCAGCCAACCAAATCAACCGTCCAACTAGTGCGGGATACAAAGATTGCGCTACTGGCGGGGATTTCTGGCGCTGGTAAGGACACGATAAAAAAACGATTATTAAAGTTGCCGGAATTTCGTGATATTGTCTCTCACACCACGCGCTCGCCACGGATTAATAATGGATCTATCGAGCAAGACGGCATTGACTATCATTTTATTGACCAAAAAATAGCCGAGGAAATGCTACAAAATAATGAATTTATTGAAGCTAAGTTTGTGCATGGTACGGTTTATGGCACGTCGGTGGCTGAATTAAAATTAGCGCATGACCAGAATCGTGTCGCAATTACTGATGTTGACGTGCAGGGTGTGGAAGAATATGAGCGATTAGCTCCAGAGAGTATCGCAATTTTTATTGTGCCGCCAGATTATCAAACTTGGCTTGAGCGGCTCAAAAAACGCTACGGCACAGAAGAGGATTTTCGGACGGAGTGGCCAAAGCGTCGTCAGTCAGCGATTAGTGAACTAACTTATGCGCTAGAGGTGCCATATTACCACGTGATTATCAATGACGATTTGGATAGGGCTGTTCGGGTGACCGAAGAAATTATTTTACGGGGTGATATTTTTAAGCGCCAGGACGACGAAGCTCGTTTGACGGCCCGGGGTCTTCTCAATGATATAATTAAGATATGA
- the ftsH gene encoding ATP-dependent zinc metalloprotease FtsH has product MPQRNGKNGINQIVKFGLFWAIIIFVALIFYATLFPASNLKDVALSDVVRRANEGKIAQLEIQGNDIKVTVKDQPKPTERSVKESGSIYEQGLNKDAKVEVKVIPPSTTGEVVWNLAVIVAPVLIIVVFFMFMMRQAQGQNNQAMGFGKSKARLYGQDKEKVLFSDIAGNDNAKQDLQEVVDFLKHPKKYKDLGAKIPKGVLLVGNPGTGKTMLARAVAGEAGVPFFSISGSEFVEMFVGVGASRVRDLFSKAKKNAPCIIFIDEIDAVGRKRGSGMGGGHDEREQTLNQILVEMDGFDGETNVIVLAATNRADVLDPALLRPGRFDRRVTITLPERKDREAILKVHFKKKPVDDTVDLDKLAAKTAGSSGADLANMANEAAIIAARRNKKKISNDELTEAFERVAIGPERKAKVMNEHEKELTAYHEAGHAIVGHVLPDSDPVHKVTIIPRGGTGGVTWFLPPEDKSYTNVYEFKDILARAMGGRIAEKLIYGDDGITTGAGSDLRKATEIARDMVIEQGMGQKLRDQVFHEDNGGLMFDKMTRERPYSDAVAELIDQEVETLIKEAARRAEVVLVANRKSLEDLKDALLKDETLEEAAVDEILQGAKLPKEAKLHA; this is encoded by the coding sequence ATGCCTCAAAGAAACGGTAAGAACGGAATAAATCAGATTGTAAAATTTGGACTGTTTTGGGCAATTATAATTTTTGTAGCGTTGATTTTTTATGCAACGCTCTTCCCTGCGTCTAACCTTAAGGACGTAGCTTTATCAGATGTGGTTCGTCGGGCGAACGAAGGTAAGATTGCTCAATTAGAAATTCAGGGCAATGACATTAAGGTCACAGTTAAAGACCAGCCTAAGCCTACCGAGCGATCAGTTAAGGAGTCTGGCAGCATTTATGAGCAGGGCTTAAATAAGGATGCTAAGGTAGAGGTTAAAGTTATTCCACCATCAACAACCGGTGAGGTAGTGTGGAACTTGGCGGTGATAGTGGCGCCAGTGTTGATTATTGTCGTCTTCTTTATGTTTATGATGCGCCAGGCGCAAGGCCAAAATAATCAGGCTATGGGTTTTGGTAAGAGTAAGGCTCGTCTGTACGGTCAAGATAAAGAAAAAGTTCTATTTTCAGATATTGCTGGCAATGATAATGCCAAACAGGACTTGCAAGAAGTTGTCGATTTCTTAAAACACCCAAAGAAATATAAGGATTTGGGGGCTAAGATTCCGAAGGGCGTCTTGCTGGTCGGTAATCCAGGTACCGGTAAAACCATGCTGGCTCGTGCTGTAGCGGGTGAGGCAGGCGTGCCGTTCTTCTCGATTTCCGGATCAGAGTTTGTGGAGATGTTTGTTGGTGTTGGTGCTTCGCGAGTGCGCGATCTCTTTTCGAAGGCTAAGAAAAATGCACCATGTATTATTTTCATTGATGAAATTGACGCAGTGGGACGTAAGCGTGGTTCTGGCATGGGTGGCGGTCACGATGAACGTGAACAGACCTTGAACCAGATTTTGGTGGAAATGGACGGTTTTGATGGTGAAACAAATGTAATTGTTCTAGCGGCAACTAACCGCGCTGACGTTTTGGACCCTGCTTTATTGCGACCGGGGCGGTTCGACCGACGAGTAACTATTACCCTGCCAGAGCGTAAGGATCGCGAAGCAATTTTGAAGGTTCATTTTAAGAAAAAACCAGTTGACGACACCGTTGATCTTGATAAATTGGCGGCCAAGACAGCTGGCTCTTCAGGTGCGGATCTCGCTAATATGGCTAATGAGGCAGCAATCATTGCAGCAAGGCGTAATAAAAAGAAGATCTCTAATGATGAGTTGACTGAAGCGTTTGAACGAGTAGCCATTGGTCCAGAGCGCAAAGCTAAGGTGATGAATGAACACGAGAAAGAATTGACAGCTTACCACGAGGCGGGTCACGCTATCGTCGGCCATGTTCTGCCGGATTCTGATCCAGTTCACAAAGTTACCATCATTCCGCGCGGCGGTACGGGCGGTGTGACTTGGTTCTTGCCGCCGGAAGATAAGAGCTACACTAATGTCTACGAGTTCAAGGATATCTTGGCCCGGGCGATGGGCGGCCGAATTGCCGAGAAACTGATCTATGGTGATGATGGCATTACTACGGGTGCTGGTTCTGATCTAAGGAAGGCTACCGAAATTGCCCGTGATATGGTGATAGAACAAGGTATGGGTCAAAAGCTTCGCGACCAAGTTTTCCACGAAGATAACGGTGGCTTGATGTTTGATAAAATGACTCGTGAGCGGCCGTACTCAGACGCGGTTGCTGAGTTAATAGACCAAGAGGTTGAGACACTAATCAAAGAGGCGGCGCGTCGTGCAGAAGTGGTATTGGTTGCAAATCGTAAGTCACTTGAGGATCTTAAGGATGCACTTCTTAAAGATGAAACTCTAGAAGAGGCGGCGGTTGATGAAATCCTTCAGGGAGCAAAGTTGCCAAAGGAAGCAAAATTACACGCGTAA
- a CDS encoding transcriptional regulator — translation MTERQQAILIAIIEQYAEIAVPVGSVTLAKLFGVSSATIRSEMAKLEEMGLIEAPHTSAGRIPTDKGYRVYVNGITDAQMTELPSGIDRSARAIEAHVNSHVDKSDRAIRSAVDSLVELTGNFGFASFGTHLYMNGMTQLFSQPEFVEGGHVQAIARLIDNIEPWLREAAPNEPLNVFIGSENPIGKSSGATLIISRFCSQFSNNSYIGVIGPTRQNYRRTMELVRRTGAMLEEML, via the coding sequence ATGACTGAACGTCAACAGGCGATTCTTATCGCGATTATTGAGCAATATGCGGAAATTGCCGTACCAGTTGGTAGCGTCACGTTAGCCAAATTATTCGGCGTGTCCAGCGCTACTATTCGCAGCGAAATGGCCAAGCTGGAGGAGATGGGTCTCATCGAAGCGCCACACACCAGCGCTGGCCGAATCCCCACGGATAAAGGATACCGCGTGTATGTCAATGGTATCACTGACGCTCAGATGACAGAATTACCAAGCGGCATCGATCGCAGTGCGAGAGCGATCGAAGCACATGTTAACTCGCATGTTGATAAGTCTGACCGGGCAATTCGCAGTGCGGTTGATAGTTTGGTAGAGCTGACGGGCAATTTCGGCTTTGCGTCGTTTGGTACGCACTTGTATATGAATGGCATGACTCAGCTGTTTTCTCAGCCAGAGTTTGTCGAGGGCGGCCATGTTCAGGCGATTGCCAGACTGATTGACAATATTGAGCCGTGGCTACGTGAAGCGGCACCGAACGAGCCGCTCAATGTATTTATCGGCAGTGAGAATCCGATTGGCAAAAGTTCTGGTGCGACGTTGATTATTAGTAGGTTTTGTTCACAGTTTAGTAATAATAGTTACATCGGCGTGATTGGTCCGACGCGGCAGAATTACCGTCGAACGATGGAGCTGGTGCGCCGAACTGGCGCTATGCTGGAGGAAATGTTGTAG
- a CDS encoding GTP-binding protein LepA, translating to MTEKITVQPLPGYKEVKPFVYAGFFPVSNEDYNDLKEAIEKLSLSDSALQFEPENSPVLGYGVRIGFLGLLHMDIIRERLEREYNLDLIVTNPSTDYQVSLTNGQELDIKSASELPDPAQIKEIREPWIDGEIVVPQDYIGAVIQLIVAKRGRQKNLSYIDERALISFTAPLANLLTDFYDQLKSVTSGYGSFNYELAGYQSEDLVRVDFYVAGEMVDALSVMCHRSEAPGLGREIVKKLKDVVPRQSFEVALQAAIGGKFIARENIGAYRKDVTGYLYGGDVSRKKKLLAKQARGKKRMKRFGKVDIPSEAFTVMLKRD from the coding sequence ATGACTGAAAAAATCACCGTTCAGCCTCTCCCCGGCTACAAAGAAGTCAAGCCCTTTGTCTATGCGGGTTTTTTCCCGGTGTCTAATGAAGATTACAACGACCTGAAAGAGGCTATTGAAAAGCTGAGTCTCAGCGATTCAGCGCTGCAGTTCGAGCCAGAGAATTCGCCAGTGTTGGGCTATGGCGTGCGGATCGGTTTCCTTGGGCTGCTTCATATGGATATCATTCGTGAGCGGCTGGAGCGTGAGTATAATTTGGATCTGATCGTCACCAACCCGAGCACTGATTACCAGGTTAGTTTGACGAACGGCCAGGAATTGGATATCAAATCGGCTAGCGAATTGCCCGACCCAGCGCAGATCAAAGAAATTCGCGAGCCGTGGATTGACGGCGAAATTGTGGTGCCGCAGGACTATATCGGTGCGGTGATTCAGCTGATTGTCGCCAAGCGTGGTCGGCAGAAAAATCTCAGTTACATCGATGAGCGGGCGCTGATTTCCTTTACGGCACCGCTGGCCAATTTGCTGACGGATTTTTATGATCAATTGAAGTCGGTGACCAGCGGTTATGGTTCGTTTAATTATGAGCTGGCGGGCTATCAGTCAGAAGATTTGGTGCGCGTTGATTTTTATGTGGCAGGCGAGATGGTTGATGCGCTGAGCGTGATGTGCCATCGCTCAGAGGCACCAGGCTTGGGCCGGGAAATTGTCAAAAAACTCAAAGACGTGGTGCCGCGCCAGAGCTTTGAAGTAGCATTACAGGCGGCGATTGGTGGCAAATTTATCGCCCGCGAAAACATCGGTGCCTACCGCAAAGACGTTACTGGCTATCTGTACGGTGGCGACGTTAGCCGTAAAAAGAAGCTCCTCGCCAAGCAAGCCCGCGGTAAAAAGCGCATGAAGCGATTTGGCAAGGTCGACATTCCGTCAGAAGCGTTTACGGTGATGTTGAAGAGGGATTAG